From the genome of Schaalia dentiphila ATCC 17982, one region includes:
- the gap gene encoding type I glyceraldehyde-3-phosphate dehydrogenase, with the protein MTTRVGINGFGRIGRNFFRAALEQGADIEIVAVNDLTDNKTLAHLLKYDSITGRFQGEVSYDDEGIIVDGKHIKVLAQRNPADLPWGELGVEVVVESTGFFTDGEKAKAHLDGGAKKVVISAPAKNVDGTFVMGVNEADYDNATMNIVSNASCTTNCLAPLAKVLEENFGIERGIMTTIHSYTGDQRVLDAPHSDLRRARAAALNMIPTKTGAAQAVALVLPALEGKFDGLAVRVPTPTGSLTDLTFIAKNEVSVEAVKAAVKAAAEGELKGVLKYTEDPIVSSDIVGDPHTSIFDATETKVIGNLVKVLSWYDNEWGYSNALVRLTALIGSKLA; encoded by the coding sequence GTGACCACCCGCGTTGGCATCAACGGCTTCGGCCGCATTGGCCGTAACTTCTTCCGCGCCGCTCTCGAGCAGGGCGCGGACATCGAGATCGTTGCCGTTAACGACCTCACCGACAACAAGACCCTCGCTCACCTGCTGAAGTACGACTCGATCACGGGTCGCTTCCAGGGCGAGGTTTCCTACGACGACGAGGGCATCATCGTCGACGGCAAGCACATCAAGGTGCTCGCGCAGCGTAACCCCGCCGACCTGCCCTGGGGCGAGCTCGGCGTCGAGGTTGTCGTTGAGTCGACCGGCTTCTTCACCGACGGCGAGAAGGCCAAGGCTCACCTCGACGGTGGCGCCAAGAAGGTCGTCATCTCCGCTCCCGCGAAGAACGTCGACGGCACCTTCGTCATGGGCGTGAACGAGGCTGACTACGACAACGCCACGATGAACATCGTGTCGAACGCCTCCTGCACGACCAACTGCCTCGCCCCCCTCGCCAAGGTTCTTGAGGAGAACTTCGGCATCGAGCGCGGCATCATGACCACCATCCACTCCTACACGGGTGACCAGCGCGTCCTCGACGCCCCCCACTCGGATCTGCGTCGCGCCCGCGCCGCGGCCCTGAACATGATCCCCACCAAGACCGGTGCTGCCCAGGCCGTCGCCCTGGTTCTGCCCGCGCTTGAGGGCAAGTTCGATGGCCTCGCCGTCCGCGTCCCCACCCCGACCGGCTCCCTGACCGACCTCACCTTCATCGCGAAGAACGAGGTGTCCGTCGAGGCCGTCAAGGCTGCCGTCAAGGCCGCCGCCGAGGGTGAGCTCAAGGGTGTTCTGAAGTACACCGAGGATCCGATCGTCTCCTCCGACATCGTGGGCGACCCGCACACCTCGATCTTCGACGCCACCGAGACCAAGGTCATCGGCAACCTCGTCAAGGTCCTGTCCTGGTACGACAACGAGTGGGGCTACTCGAACGCTCTCGTTCGCCTCACCGCCCTCATCGGCTCCAAGCTCGCCTGA
- the whiA gene encoding DNA-binding protein WhiA, which produces MSLTSDMKDELARAVVTTPSEVAAEVSATLRFAGGLHLVGGRILVEAELDSPVAARRLRTYLQALYNAESSVVMVSGSSLRRGKRYVVRVVHKADELARLTGLVDSLRRPVRGLPPVLVASGTAEAAAIWRGAFLARGSLMEPGRSSSLEITCPGPEVALAMVGCARKLGASARSKEVRGTDRISVRDSDAIGTLISAMGAPQTFEAWQERRERREARGSANRLANFDDANLRRSARAAVAAGARVERAFEILGDDVPAHLLEAGTLRLQYKQASLEELGKHTNPPLTKDAVAGRIRRLLALADKVAHERGIPDTESALTLDMLEED; this is translated from the coding sequence GTGTCCCTGACATCTGATATGAAGGACGAGCTGGCGCGCGCCGTCGTTACGACGCCGTCCGAGGTCGCTGCCGAAGTGAGCGCGACGCTGCGTTTCGCGGGAGGCCTGCACCTCGTGGGTGGGCGCATCCTCGTCGAGGCCGAGCTTGACTCGCCCGTGGCCGCGCGCCGCCTGCGCACCTACCTGCAGGCCCTGTACAACGCCGAGTCCTCCGTTGTCATGGTGTCCGGTTCTTCCCTGCGACGTGGCAAGCGCTACGTCGTGCGTGTCGTCCACAAAGCCGACGAGCTCGCGCGCCTCACGGGCCTTGTCGATTCCCTCCGTCGTCCCGTGCGCGGCCTGCCCCCGGTTCTTGTTGCCTCCGGAACCGCTGAGGCCGCCGCTATCTGGCGCGGTGCCTTTCTCGCGCGCGGCTCGCTCATGGAGCCCGGACGCTCCTCTTCGCTTGAGATCACGTGCCCCGGTCCTGAGGTGGCTCTCGCGATGGTCGGCTGTGCGCGCAAACTCGGCGCCTCTGCTCGCTCCAAGGAAGTGCGTGGCACCGACCGCATCTCCGTCCGCGATTCGGACGCGATCGGCACGCTGATCTCCGCCATGGGCGCCCCGCAGACCTTCGAGGCGTGGCAGGAGCGGCGTGAACGCCGCGAGGCTCGGGGCAGCGCAAACCGACTGGCTAACTTTGACGACGCGAACCTGCGCCGCTCCGCCCGCGCGGCCGTCGCTGCGGGTGCCCGCGTTGAACGTGCCTTCGAAATCCTCGGAGACGACGTCCCCGCCCACCTCCTCGAGGCCGGCACGCTGCGTCTGCAGTACAAGCAGGCCTCCCTTGAGGAGCTCGGCAAGCACACGAATCCACCTCTCACCAAGGATGCCGTCGCCGGTCGTATCCGTCGCCTTCTCGCTCTCGCCGATAAGGTCGCGCACGAACGCGGCATCCCGGATACGGAGTCCGCGCTTACCCTCGACATGCTCGAAGAGGACTGA
- a CDS encoding gluconeogenesis factor YvcK family protein: MPYLDAAGWVQRGESGQNIVALGGGHGLSATLRALRHITRALTAVVTVADDGGSSGGLRQEMPILPPGDLRMALASLCEESEWGLTWRDVMQLRLDTTGPLNGHALGNLLISGLWQLLEDPVEGLDWVGRLLGAQGRVLPMSSTPIDIEADMNDGGRRYVVSGQSKVAVAPGTVEHVRITPEAPEVPSAVTEAISEADWVVLGPGSWYTSVIPHLLVPEINRALATTDAHRALVLNLARQRGETDLMSTADHVRVLREYAPMLKLDVIVADPTACDDIDDLIVAAEELGARVLLRQVRTGDGAPHHDPLRLAAALRDAFDGFLGEVGQPETWLP; encoded by the coding sequence ATGCCCTATCTTGATGCAGCCGGTTGGGTTCAACGTGGAGAATCCGGCCAAAACATCGTCGCCCTCGGCGGCGGACACGGCCTGTCCGCGACCCTACGGGCGCTGCGCCATATCACCCGCGCGCTGACGGCCGTCGTGACCGTCGCCGACGACGGCGGTAGCTCCGGCGGACTGCGCCAGGAGATGCCGATCCTGCCTCCCGGTGATCTGCGTATGGCGCTGGCGTCCCTCTGTGAAGAATCCGAGTGGGGTCTGACGTGGCGCGACGTCATGCAGCTGCGCCTCGACACGACCGGCCCGCTCAACGGGCACGCCCTCGGCAACCTGCTGATCTCCGGCCTGTGGCAGCTTCTCGAGGATCCGGTCGAAGGCCTCGACTGGGTCGGTCGTCTGCTGGGCGCGCAGGGACGCGTCCTGCCCATGTCGTCAACGCCGATCGACATCGAGGCGGATATGAACGACGGCGGCCGCCGCTACGTAGTGTCCGGTCAATCCAAGGTCGCTGTCGCCCCGGGCACCGTCGAGCACGTGCGTATCACGCCCGAGGCGCCCGAGGTGCCCTCCGCGGTCACCGAAGCTATCTCCGAGGCCGACTGGGTCGTCCTGGGACCCGGGTCGTGGTACACCTCCGTGATTCCGCACCTGCTGGTGCCAGAGATTAACCGCGCGCTTGCCACGACCGACGCCCACCGCGCGCTTGTGCTCAACCTGGCGCGCCAGCGCGGCGAAACCGATCTCATGTCGACCGCCGATCACGTGCGCGTCTTGCGCGAGTACGCACCCATGCTCAAGCTTGACGTCATCGTCGCGGATCCGACGGCGTGTGACGACATCGACGACCTGATCGTGGCCGCCGAAGAACTGGGTGCGCGTGTCCTGTTGCGGCAGGTGCGCACGGGTGACGGAGCCCCGCACCACGACCCGCTGCGCCTCGCCGCCGCGCTGCGTGACGCATTTGACGGCTTCCTTGGTGAGGTCGGACAGCCCGAAACGTGGTTACCTTAG
- the rapZ gene encoding RNase adapter RapZ — MTEHAATDAHDEDEAQTSSMNEENPPTVPEGIAVRDMARVKYEPRASNEVLIITGYSGAGRTGAARALEDLDWYVVDNLPPTMLPALVGMMSNDPAAGVHRLAVGVDVRSRTFFRTLDATLEQLKGAGIVYRVIFLEASPETLVRRYESNRRPHPLQGAGTLMDGIKAEMRLLAPLRRAADEVIDTSTMSVHDLTRRIRDIVAGEERPLQVTVESFGFKHGLPLDADHVVDVRFLKNPYWVDELRHLTGKDQAVADYVLSQPGARDFALGYADLLAPMLSGYLAELKPFVTIAVGCTGGKHRSVASSEAIAERLRSHGYTVRVMHRDIGRD; from the coding sequence ATGACCGAGCACGCAGCCACGGACGCTCACGACGAAGACGAGGCCCAGACCTCGTCGATGAACGAGGAGAACCCTCCCACGGTCCCCGAGGGCATCGCCGTGCGTGACATGGCCCGCGTGAAGTACGAGCCGCGCGCCTCCAACGAGGTGCTGATCATCACCGGCTACTCGGGTGCGGGCCGCACCGGTGCTGCTCGCGCGCTCGAAGACCTGGACTGGTACGTCGTCGACAACCTCCCGCCGACGATGTTGCCCGCCCTCGTCGGCATGATGTCGAACGACCCTGCTGCGGGCGTTCACCGACTGGCTGTCGGAGTGGACGTGCGCTCGCGTACCTTCTTCCGCACGCTTGACGCCACACTCGAGCAGCTTAAAGGCGCGGGTATTGTCTACCGCGTCATTTTCCTTGAGGCCAGCCCCGAGACCCTGGTGCGCCGCTATGAATCCAACCGCCGCCCGCATCCCCTCCAGGGCGCCGGCACCCTCATGGACGGAATCAAGGCCGAGATGCGTCTGCTCGCGCCCCTGCGTCGCGCCGCCGACGAGGTCATCGACACCTCCACGATGAGCGTCCACGATCTGACGAGGCGCATCCGCGACATCGTGGCTGGGGAGGAGCGCCCCCTGCAGGTCACGGTCGAGTCTTTCGGATTCAAGCATGGCCTCCCGCTCGACGCCGATCACGTCGTCGACGTGCGCTTCTTGAAGAACCCGTACTGGGTCGACGAGCTGCGCCACCTGACAGGCAAGGACCAGGCGGTCGCCGACTATGTGCTCTCCCAGCCGGGCGCGCGCGATTTTGCTCTCGGATATGCCGACCTTCTTGCCCCCATGCTCAGCGGCTATCTGGCAGAATTGAAGCCATTCGTCACGATTGCCGTCGGATGCACGGGCGGAAAGCACCGCTCCGTCGCTTCTTCCGAGGCTATCGCCGAACGCCTGCGCTCACACGGATACACGGTTCGCGTGATGCACCGTGACATTGGGAGAGACTGA
- the purT gene encoding formate-dependent phosphoribosylglycinamide formyltransferase — MTTTLPVPLPARVLLLGSGELGKEVVIALQRYGCTVLACDSYGNAPAMQVADESRVFDMSDPQALRKVLDNVDVDLIVPEVEAIATDELSAYEERGVRVVPNAFAVQATMDRQRIRNLAASLPGVRTSAFRFARSEAELAAALDEVGYPAFVKPTMSSSGHGQSRVTGPEQAASAWVHAEEDARATTGVVIVEEGVDFDYEITLLTVRSWDASSGSVTTSFCAPIGHRQEGGDYVESWQPMAMSEPALEGAQQMAKAVTDALAEAGNGPCLGIFGVEFFVKGDDVWFSELSPRPHDTGMVTMVTQAQSEFELHARAILGLPVSTAQSTPGASAVIKSTSAVDVPVYNGVARALESADIVRIFGKPVSRAGRRVGVVATTASTPKEARVIARRAATGIAIDEASAPSA; from the coding sequence ATGACAACGACGCTTCCCGTGCCGCTGCCGGCACGCGTGCTGCTGCTAGGATCGGGCGAACTCGGTAAGGAAGTCGTGATCGCCCTGCAACGCTACGGATGCACGGTGCTCGCCTGCGACTCCTACGGCAATGCTCCCGCCATGCAGGTGGCGGACGAATCCCGCGTTTTTGACATGAGCGACCCGCAGGCTCTGCGTAAGGTCCTCGACAACGTCGATGTTGACCTCATCGTCCCCGAGGTCGAGGCCATCGCGACAGACGAGCTGAGCGCCTATGAAGAGCGCGGCGTGCGCGTCGTCCCCAACGCGTTCGCCGTCCAGGCGACGATGGACCGTCAGCGCATCCGCAACCTCGCTGCGTCCCTGCCCGGCGTGCGCACATCGGCCTTCCGCTTCGCGCGCAGCGAGGCCGAGCTGGCCGCAGCTCTCGATGAGGTCGGCTACCCCGCGTTCGTCAAGCCCACGATGTCCTCCTCCGGGCACGGTCAGTCCCGTGTCACGGGACCCGAGCAGGCCGCCTCCGCCTGGGTGCACGCCGAGGAGGACGCGCGCGCCACGACCGGCGTTGTCATCGTTGAAGAGGGTGTCGACTTCGACTACGAGATCACACTGCTCACCGTGCGTTCATGGGATGCCTCGTCCGGCAGCGTCACAACGAGCTTCTGTGCGCCGATCGGGCACCGCCAGGAGGGCGGCGACTACGTCGAATCCTGGCAGCCCATGGCGATGAGCGAACCCGCCCTCGAGGGTGCGCAACAGATGGCCAAGGCCGTGACCGACGCCCTGGCTGAGGCCGGAAATGGCCCGTGCCTCGGCATCTTCGGCGTCGAATTCTTCGTGAAGGGCGACGACGTCTGGTTCTCCGAACTCTCGCCCCGCCCCCACGACACCGGCATGGTGACGATGGTGACGCAAGCCCAGTCCGAGTTTGAGCTGCACGCACGCGCCATCCTCGGCCTGCCCGTCTCCACCGCACAGTCCACCCCGGGTGCGTCGGCGGTCATCAAGTCGACGAGCGCCGTCGATGTTCCTGTCTACAACGGCGTCGCTCGCGCCCTCGAATCCGCCGACATCGTGCGTATCTTCGGCAAGCCGGTGAGTCGCGCCGGCAGGCGGGTCGGCGTCGTCGCCACCACTGCGAGCACGCCGAAGGAAGCACGAGTCATCGCCAGGCGCGCCGCTACCGGCATCGCGATCGACGAGGCCTCCGCACCTTCCGCCTAA
- the uvrC gene encoding excinuclease ABC subunit UvrC has product MSDPSTYRPRTGDIPTSPGVYRFSDPQGRVIYVGKAKNLRNRLTNYFQDLANLHPRTQQMVTTASAVQWTVVRSEVEALTLEFTWIKEFNPRFNVMFKDDKSYPYLAVSMGERFPRVQVTRERKRVGSRYFGPYTQVWAIRETIDQLLRVFPMRSCSAGVFQRAKAQGRPCLLGYIDKCAAPCVGRISMEEHRELAEGLCQFMEGRTGPVIRDLEEQMRQASMELNFERAAKLRDDVKALRTVLERNAVVLDDGSDADVFSLVSDDLDAAVHVFHVRGGRIRGTRGWVIERVDGADDAALMARLLEQVYSSASTDEAGAGKAAKVAAVSVDDVAHTPTSAIPREVLVSVEPEEKETIARWLAEIRGASVSVHVPKRGPKAQIMDTVTENARQALALHRTKRAGDITARSKALEQLAENLDLPGAPLRIECYDVSHTGGENQVASMVVFEDGIPRKDAYRTYNIRGEGGNGTPDDTSAMNEVLTRRFSRLLAEEAGVDGEDEDGVAYASGPIDAMTGRPKRFSYRPDLVVVDGGLPQVNAARAALDAVGADMPVVGLAKRLEEVWIPGEDFPLILPRTSEALYLLQYLRDESHRFAITKHRKRRSKAQRRSVLDSIPGLGPARQAALLKHFGSVKRIREATPEQIAEVKGVGLGLARTIRDRLTTSSREDTP; this is encoded by the coding sequence GTGTCAGATCCTTCGACGTACCGACCCCGCACGGGAGATATCCCGACCTCGCCGGGCGTCTACCGATTCTCAGACCCGCAGGGTCGCGTCATCTACGTCGGCAAGGCCAAAAACCTGCGCAATCGCCTCACCAACTACTTCCAGGACCTGGCGAACCTGCACCCGCGTACGCAGCAGATGGTGACGACCGCGAGCGCCGTGCAGTGGACCGTCGTGCGCTCCGAGGTCGAGGCCCTGACGCTGGAGTTCACGTGGATTAAGGAATTCAATCCGCGTTTCAACGTGATGTTTAAGGACGACAAGTCCTACCCCTACCTGGCGGTGTCGATGGGGGAGCGTTTCCCGCGCGTGCAGGTGACGCGGGAGCGCAAACGGGTAGGGTCGCGCTACTTCGGCCCGTACACGCAGGTGTGGGCGATTCGCGAGACGATCGATCAACTGCTGCGCGTTTTCCCGATGCGCTCGTGTTCGGCGGGCGTGTTTCAGCGCGCGAAGGCGCAGGGGCGTCCGTGCTTGCTCGGCTATATCGACAAGTGCGCGGCCCCGTGCGTGGGTCGCATCTCGATGGAGGAGCACCGCGAGCTCGCGGAGGGGCTGTGCCAGTTCATGGAGGGGCGCACGGGCCCGGTGATCCGTGACCTGGAGGAGCAGATGCGCCAGGCCTCCATGGAGCTGAACTTCGAGCGTGCGGCGAAGCTGCGTGACGACGTCAAGGCGCTGCGCACAGTGCTGGAGCGAAACGCGGTCGTGCTCGACGACGGGTCGGACGCGGATGTGTTCTCGCTCGTCAGTGATGACTTGGACGCTGCGGTGCATGTTTTCCACGTGCGCGGTGGGCGCATCCGAGGCACGCGCGGCTGGGTGATTGAGCGCGTGGACGGCGCAGACGACGCGGCGCTCATGGCTCGCCTTCTCGAGCAGGTGTACTCCTCGGCGTCGACGGACGAGGCCGGGGCCGGGAAGGCAGCCAAGGTGGCGGCCGTGAGCGTGGACGACGTTGCGCACACGCCGACGTCCGCAATCCCGCGCGAGGTGCTCGTCTCCGTTGAGCCCGAGGAGAAGGAGACCATCGCACGATGGCTGGCCGAGATCCGCGGCGCGTCCGTGTCGGTGCACGTGCCCAAGCGCGGCCCGAAGGCCCAGATCATGGATACGGTCACGGAGAACGCCCGCCAGGCCCTCGCCCTGCATCGCACGAAGCGCGCAGGCGACATTACGGCGCGCTCGAAGGCGCTCGAGCAGCTTGCCGAGAACCTCGATCTGCCGGGTGCGCCCCTGCGCATCGAGTGCTACGACGTGTCACATACGGGCGGGGAGAACCAGGTCGCCTCGATGGTGGTCTTTGAGGACGGTATACCGCGCAAGGACGCCTACCGCACCTACAACATCCGCGGTGAGGGCGGAAACGGCACCCCCGACGACACGAGCGCGATGAACGAGGTTCTCACGCGACGCTTCTCGAGGCTGCTCGCCGAGGAGGCCGGCGTCGACGGTGAGGACGAGGACGGCGTCGCCTACGCTTCCGGCCCGATCGATGCCATGACCGGGCGCCCCAAGCGATTCTCCTACCGTCCCGACCTGGTCGTCGTGGATGGCGGCCTGCCCCAGGTGAATGCTGCCCGAGCTGCCCTTGACGCGGTGGGCGCGGACATGCCCGTCGTGGGCCTGGCTAAGCGCCTCGAAGAGGTGTGGATCCCCGGCGAGGACTTCCCGCTGATCCTCCCACGCACGTCGGAGGCTCTCTACCTCCTGCAGTATTTGCGCGACGAGTCCCACCGTTTCGCGATCACGAAGCACCGCAAGCGCCGGTCGAAGGCGCAGCGCCGCTCGGTTCTCGATTCCATCCCAGGGCTTGGACCCGCACGCCAGGCCGCGCTGCTCAAGCATTTCGGCTCCGTTAAGCGGATTCGAGAGGCCACGCCCGAGCAGATTGCCGAGGTCAAGGGCGTGGGACTCGGCCTTGCGCGCACGATCCGCGATAGGCTAACGACATCGTCGAGGGAGGACACACCATGA
- the glnA gene encoding type I glutamate--ammonia ligase: MFTSTQEVADFISEQNIELVDVRFCDVPGVQQHFTIPVSEFLDAALSDGLMFDGSSVRGFTAIHESDMKLIPDISSAFVDPFRDRKTLVVNFSIVDPFTDEPFSRDPRQVAAKAEAYLRSTGIADECFIGAEAEFYLFDDVRYQVNPHNTFFSVDSPEAYWNTGRAEEGGNMGYKVPIKGGYFPVSPADKYADVRDEMSRLLEEVGLTIERAHHEVGSGGQQEINYRFATLQTAADDMMKFKYVIKNSALEFGHSATFMPKPLFGDNGSGMHTHISLWKNGEPLFYDERGYGSLSDTARWFIGGLLEHAPALLAFTNPSVNSFRRLVPGFEAPINLVYSARNRSACIRIPVTGTSPKAKRVEYRVPDPSANPYLAFSACLMAGIDGIKRRIEPAAPIDKDLYELPPAEYQDIAKLPGSLEAALDALREDHEFLTEGDVFTQDLIDTWLEYKESNEVAPMRAYPHPYEYQMYYDL; encoded by the coding sequence ATGTTCACCTCAACCCAAGAGGTCGCAGACTTTATCTCCGAGCAGAACATTGAACTCGTCGACGTGCGCTTCTGCGACGTCCCCGGGGTTCAGCAGCACTTTACGATCCCCGTGAGCGAGTTCTTGGACGCCGCTTTGTCGGACGGCCTCATGTTCGACGGCTCCTCGGTGCGCGGATTCACCGCCATCCACGAGTCCGACATGAAGCTCATCCCGGACATCTCCTCCGCGTTCGTCGATCCGTTCCGCGATCGCAAGACCCTGGTCGTGAACTTCTCGATCGTCGATCCGTTCACCGACGAGCCCTTCTCGCGCGACCCGCGCCAGGTCGCCGCCAAGGCCGAGGCCTACCTGCGTTCGACCGGCATCGCGGATGAGTGCTTCATCGGCGCCGAGGCGGAGTTCTACCTCTTCGACGACGTGCGCTACCAGGTCAACCCGCACAACACCTTCTTCTCCGTCGACTCCCCCGAGGCGTACTGGAACACCGGTCGCGCCGAAGAGGGCGGCAACATGGGCTACAAGGTGCCCATCAAGGGCGGCTACTTCCCCGTCTCCCCCGCCGACAAGTACGCGGACGTGCGCGACGAGATGAGCCGCCTCCTCGAAGAGGTTGGCCTGACGATCGAGCGCGCCCACCACGAGGTTGGCTCGGGTGGCCAGCAGGAGATCAACTACCGCTTCGCGACGCTGCAGACTGCGGCCGACGACATGATGAAGTTCAAGTACGTCATCAAGAACTCCGCCCTCGAGTTCGGCCACTCCGCAACCTTCATGCCCAAGCCCCTGTTCGGCGACAACGGTTCGGGCATGCACACGCACATCTCGCTGTGGAAGAACGGCGAGCCGCTGTTCTACGACGAGCGCGGCTACGGATCCCTGTCCGACACGGCCCGCTGGTTCATCGGTGGCCTGCTCGAGCACGCGCCCGCGCTCCTCGCCTTCACGAACCCGTCGGTGAACTCCTTCCGGCGCCTGGTTCCCGGCTTTGAGGCCCCGATCAACCTCGTGTACTCGGCGCGCAACCGCTCCGCGTGCATCCGCATCCCCGTGACGGGCACGTCGCCCAAGGCCAAGCGCGTGGAGTACCGTGTGCCGGACCCGAGCGCGAACCCGTACCTGGCGTTCTCCGCGTGCCTCATGGCGGGCATCGACGGCATTAAGCGCCGCATCGAGCCGGCCGCGCCGATCGACAAGGACCTCTACGAGCTGCCCCCGGCCGAGTATCAGGACATCGCGAAGCTGCCCGGCTCGCTCGAGGCCGCCCTGGACGCGCTACGCGAGGACCACGAGTTCCTCACCGAGGGCGACGTCTTCACACAGGACCTCATCGACACGTGGCTCGAATACAAGGAGAGCAACGAGGTCGCCCCAATGCGCGCCTACCCGCATCCCTACGAGTACCAGATGTACTACGACCTGTGA